One Vanessa atalanta chromosome 20, ilVanAtal1.2, whole genome shotgun sequence genomic window carries:
- the LOC125072097 gene encoding uncharacterized protein DDB_G0290685-like, with protein MLLLYLIIELAVATLADPFHKYPYVFLLDVGNEEIEKTHTEQIRLTIPGGSLALKYPATGDGDTIGHVRVSGIDFGTDLKANIVQGGPGYKYVVLVFMGNPGVSYDAVVTIQTVPNIDDSNQIISNMDSSETNQELDDDNQNNSAEDTSDTETKLVYSENKNAQKMQSSSNIYEYVSNEVVDTQNSEDDDDNQNTSGDESKDIEDEMQDTKSDDNSDDRNENVDSNEDYDADESKNGNDHVYSLNDNRYGKYEAFRPLIIGGVRFYPQAAVYMQGGYSKPTYDQESHNNEDGDDDNEIDDKDTNNNDDADYGSPVDY; from the coding sequence ATGCTACTTCTGTACCTTATTATTGAACTAGCAGTCGCTACTTTAGCCGATCCGTTTCACAAGTATCCCTACGTGTTCCTACTCGATGTTGGGAATGAAGAAATTGAAAAAACGCATACAGAACAAATAAGATTAACGATTCCGGGCGGTTCGTTAGCTTTAAAATACCCCGCGACAGGTGATGGGGATACGATCGGACATGTCAGGGTAAGCGGTATCGATTTCGGAACAGATCTCAAAGCGAATATTGTCCAAGGCGGTCCTGGGTACAAATACGTTGTTCTAGTATTTATGGGTAACCCGGGAGTGTCATACGATGCGGTTGTGACCATACAAACTGTACCAAATATTGATGATTCTAATCAAATAATATCCAACATGGATTCAAGTGAAACAAATCAAGAATTAGACGatgataatcaaaataatagcgCTGAAGATACATCAGATACTGAAACAAAACTCGTGTACAGTGAAAATAAAAACGCGCAAAAAATGCAATCGAGTtcaaatatatacgaatatgtcAGCAACGAAGTAGTTGACACACAAAATAGTGAAGATGATGATGACAATCAAAATACATCAGGCGATGAATCAAAAGATATAGAAGATGAAATGCAAGACACTAAAAGTGACGACAATAGTGACGATAGAAATGAAAACGTTGATTCAAATGAAGATTATGATGCAGATGAAAGCAAAAATGGTAATGATCACGTGTATAGTCTGAATGATAATCGTTATGGTAAATATGAAGCTTTTAGGCCTCTTATAATTGGTGGTGTAAGATTCTATCCTCAAGCAGCTGTATACATGCAGGGTGGATACAGCAAACCGACTTATGATCAAGAGAGTCATAATAACGAGGATGGGGATGATGATAACGAAATTGATGATAAagatactaataataatgatgatgcaGACTACGGATCACCtgttgattattaa
- the LOC125072084 gene encoding uncharacterized protein LOC125072084 isoform X1, with the protein MALKAYEDACMRAELFGQPKPEREDFLSKHKHLDVVEFEEVDIKTTENTAMLNDDLNYASGGLAELNTILTSTQTKLNRLKGVCGTVTNFFRIKLAAKDNLSYSSEPSYIGQTNYDKDYIPPKGSDVGFINKGLGPDDNEMTPHSKKMEQNRGDINSALADLEAMQTVENSSLLGKAAETDYRKQISTQSSKLDNLILQAERAESSLKSQNRQMRTFLR; encoded by the exons ATGGCTTTGAAAGCTTACGAAGATGCGTGTATGAGAGCGGAATTATTCGGTCAACCAAAACCAGAACGagaagattttttatcaaaacataaacatttgGATGTAGTTGAGTTTGAGGAAGTTGATATAAAGACTACAGAG AATACGGCGATGTTAAACGATGATTTGAATTATGCAAGTGGGGGTCTCGCGGAACTAAACACGATACTAACGTCTACTCAAACCAAGCTCAATCGTCTAAAG ggtgtttgtggtactgttACCAACttttttcgtattaaattagCTGCAAAAGACAATTTATCTTATTCAAGTGAGCCGAGTTATATTGGGCAGACAAATTACGACAAAGATTATATACCACCAAAAGGTTCGGATGTTGGCTTTATAAATAAAGGCCTTGGTCCTGACGACAATGAAATGACGCCGCATTCGAAAAAAATGGAACAAAATAGAGGTGACATTAATTCTGCTCTGGCGGATTTGGAAGCTATGCAAACAGTTGAAAATAGTTCTTTATTAGGTAAAGCGGCAGAGACTGACTATCGTAAACAAATTTCGACACAAAGTAGTAAGTTggataatttgattttacagGCTGAGAGGGCAGAATCCTCATTGAAAAGTCAAAATCGACAAATGAGGACTTTTTTGCGATAA
- the LOC125072084 gene encoding uncharacterized protein LOC125072084 isoform X2, translating to MALKAYEDACMRAELFGQPKPEREDFLSKHKHLDVVEFEEVDIKTTENTAMLNDDLNYASGGLAELNTILTSTQTKLNRLKGVCGTVTNFFRIKLAAKDNLSYSSEPSYIGQTNYDKDYIPPKGSDVGFINKGLGPDDNEMTPHSKKMEQNRGDINSALADLEAMQTVENSSLLG from the exons ATGGCTTTGAAAGCTTACGAAGATGCGTGTATGAGAGCGGAATTATTCGGTCAACCAAAACCAGAACGagaagattttttatcaaaacataaacatttgGATGTAGTTGAGTTTGAGGAAGTTGATATAAAGACTACAGAG AATACGGCGATGTTAAACGATGATTTGAATTATGCAAGTGGGGGTCTCGCGGAACTAAACACGATACTAACGTCTACTCAAACCAAGCTCAATCGTCTAAAG ggtgtttgtggtactgttACCAACttttttcgtattaaattagCTGCAAAAGACAATTTATCTTATTCAAGTGAGCCGAGTTATATTGGGCAGACAAATTACGACAAAGATTATATACCACCAAAAGGTTCGGATGTTGGCTTTATAAATAAAGGCCTTGGTCCTGACGACAATGAAATGACGCCGCATTCGAAAAAAATGGAACAAAATAGAGGTGACATTAATTCTGCTCTGGCGGATTTGGAAGCTATGCAAACAGTTGAAAATAGTTCTTTATTAG GCTGA